A region from the Brassica napus cultivar Da-Ae chromosome C8, Da-Ae, whole genome shotgun sequence genome encodes:
- the LOC106434647 gene encoding microtubule-associated protein 70-4: MEGRGYISPSLASYREGGGSKGLPRRRPMRPSCDAHNELITLLHGSDPVRIELNRLENEVRDKERELSEAQAEIKALKLSERQREKAVEELTEELGKMSAKLKLIENLLESKNLEIKKINEEKKASTAAQFAAEASLRRVHAAQKDDDMPPIEAILAPLEAELKLARQEIANLQDDNKSLDRLTKSKEAALLDAERTVQSALAKASMVDDLQNKNQELMKQIEICQEENRIIDKMHRQKVAEVEKLMQSVRELEEAVLAGGAAANAVRDYQRKFQEMNEERKILERELARAKVNANRVATVVANEWKDSNDQVMPVRQWLEERRFLQGEMQQLRDKLSIADRAAKSEAQLKEKFLLRLRVLEESLKRPTSNGNRGTPGVRSSSNGPSRRQSLGGTGTETSPKYSSNGSLTKRTPSSQSRSLTASASTVLKHAKGTSVSFDGGTRSLDRNKVLMSRPGSNFSLNHQSSEGASRVESGSSVKGEESDEKSTDNDSVPGVLYDFLQKEVITLRKAAHEKDQSLRDKDEAIEMLAKKVETLTKAMEVEAKKMRREVAVMGKEVAAMRVDKGQQDSKTRRLSSITKGSSNTAQLLSGRMSGRIGMTRSTQ; encoded by the exons ATGGAGGGAAGAGGGTATATCTCACCTTCATTGGCTTCTTATCGGGAAGGAGGAGGAAGCAAGGGCTTGCCTCGACGGAGGCCAATGAGGCCGAGCTGTGACGCGCATAACGAGCTCATAACCTTACTCCACGGCTCTGATCCCGTAAGAATTGAGCTAAATCGTCTGGAGAACGAAGTCAGAG ATAAGGAGAGAGAGTTATCTGAAGCCCAAGCAGAGATCAAAGCATTGAAGTTGTCTGAAAGACAACGTGAGAAGGCTGTTGAAGAG CTCACTGAAGAGTTGGGAAAGATGTCAGCTAAACTCAAGCTGATTGAAAACCTTCTTGAGAGTAAA AACCTTGAgatcaagaaaataaatgaagaaaagaagGCTTCCACGGCAGCTCAGTTTGCAGCAGAAGCCTCTCTTCGCAGGGTCCATGCTGCTCAAAAGGATGACGACATGCCTCCTATTGAAGCTATCCTTGCTCCTTTAGAGGCTGAACTCAAGCTCGCAAGACAAGAA ATTGCTAATCTCCAAGACGACAACAAATCACTTGACCGCCTTACCAAATCAAAGGAAGCAGCTTTGCTTGACGCCGAAAGGACGGTTCAGTCTGCATTGGCAAAGGCCTCAATGGTTGATGATCTTCAGAACAAGAACCAAGAATTGATGAAACAAATCGAAATTTGTCAG GAAGAGAATAGAATCATAGACAAGATGCACAGACAGAAGGTTGCAGAAGTTGAGAAGCTTATGCAGAGTGTGAGGGAGTTGGAAGAAGCTGTTCTTGCTGGTGGTGCAGCCGCTAATGCAGTGAGAGATTACCAGAGGAAATTTCAAGAAATGAAT GAAGAGAGAAAGATTCTTGAACGGGAACTGGCTCGTGCTAAGGTTAATGCAAACAGAGTTGCTACTGTAGTAGCAAACGAGTGGAAAGATTCTAATGACCAAGTGATGCCTGTAAGGCAGTGGCTTGAAGAACGGAGATTCCTACAG GGAGAAATGCAGCAACTACGTGACAAACTTTCCATAGCTGACCGAGCTGCAAAATCTGAAGCTCAGCTGAAG GAGAAATTCCTTCTGCGGCTAAGAGTGTTAGAAGAGAGTCTAAAGAGGCCTACAAGCAACGGCAACAGAGGCACACCTGGTGTTAGAAGTTCAAGCAATGGGCCTTCTCGAAGACAATCCCTTGGTGGAACCGGAACCGAGACGAGTCCAAAATATTCATCAAACGGCTCTTTGACCAAGAGAACACCAAGTTCTCAGTCCAGATCATTGACTGCTAGTGCGAGCACTGTATTGAAGCATGCTAAAGGAACATCTGTATCATTCGATGGGGGAACCAGATCATTGGATAGAAACAAAGTGCTAATGAGTAGACCAGGATCAAATTTTTCTCTGAACCACCAGTCTTCTGAAGGAGCTAGCAGAGTTGAGTCGGGTAGCTCAGTAAAAGGGGAAGAATCAGATGAAAAGTCGACAGATAATGATAGTGTCCCAGGTGTTTTATACGATTTTCTGCAGAAAGAGGTGATAACATTAAGGAAAGCTGCTCATGAGAAAGATCAAAGCCTAAGAGACAAGGATGAAGCTATTGAG ATGTTGGCGAAGAAGGTTGAAACATTAACAAAGGCGATGGAAGTTGAGGCAAAGAAGATGCGAAGAGAAGTAGCTGTAATGGGGAAAGAAGTTGCTGCCATGCGCGTGGATAAAGGACAACAAGATAGTAAAACCAGACGCCTCTCCTCCATCACTAAAGGATCTTCTAACACTGCTCAACTGCTTTCTGGAAG AATGTCCGGACGAATTGGGATGACAAGGAGCACACAATAA
- the LOC106415953 gene encoding phragmoplastin DRP1C — translation MATMKSLIGLINKIQRACTVLGDHGGEGMSLWEALPTVAVVGGQSSGKSSVLESVVGRDFLPRGSGIVTRRPLVLQLHKTEDGTTEYAEFLHAPRKKFTDFAAVRKEIEDETDRMTGKSKAISNIPIQLSIYSPNVVNLTLIDLPGLTKVAVEGQPESIVADIENMVRSYVEKPNCIILAISPANQDIATSDAIKLAKEVDPTGERTFGVATKLDIMDKGTDCLDVLEGRAYRLQHPWVGIVNRSQADINKRVDMIAARRKEREYFETSPEYGHLASRMGSEYLAKLLSQHLETVIRQKIPSIVALINKSIDEINAELDRIGRPIAVDSGAQLYTILELCRAFDRVFKEHLDGGRPGGDRIYGVFDHQLPAALKKLPFDRHLSTKNVQKVVSEADGYQPHLIAPEQGYRRLIDGSISYFKGPAEATVDAVHFVLKELVRKSISETEELKRFPTLASDIAAAANEALERFRDESRKTVLRLVDMESSYLTVEFFRKLHMEPEKEKPNPRNAPQPNADIYSDSHFRKIGSNVSAYINMVCDTLRISLPKAVVYCQVREAKRSLLNFFYAQVGRKEKEKLGAMLDEDPQLMERRGTLAKRLDLYKQARDDIDAVAWK, via the exons ATGGCGACGATGAAAAGTTTGATAGGTCTGATTAACAAAATCCAGAGGGCGTGCACTGTCCTCGGAGATCACGGCGGCGAAGGAATGTCGCTCTGGGAAGCTCTCCCAACCGTCGCCGTCGTCGGTGGCCAG AGTTCCGGAAAGTCTTCAGTTCTCGAAAGTGTCGTGGGGAGAGACTTTCTGCCTCGTGGATCTG GTATTGTTACTAGGAGGCCATTGGTGTTGCAGCTTCATAAGACCGAGGACGGAACAACCGAGTATGCTGAGTTTCTTCATGCTCCTAGGAAGAAGTTTACTGATTTTG CTGCTGTGCGAAAGGAAATCGAGGATGAAACTGATCGTATGACTGGGAAGTCCAAAGCAATCTCAAACATCCCAATTCAGCTGAGCATATATTCGCCTAATG TTGTTAATCTGACGCTCATAGATCTTCCGGGTTTGACCAAGGTTGCTGTAG AGGGACAACCGGAAAGTATCGTCGCTGACATTGAAAATATGGTCCGCTCTTATGTTGAGAAG CCAAATTGCATTATATTGGCTATTTCTCCAGCTAATCAAGACATTGCTACATCAGACGCTATAAAACTTGCTAAAGAAGTTGATCCTACAG GTGAACGGACTTTTGGGGTGGCAACCAAGCTTGATATCATGGATAAAGGAACAGATTGTCTAGAT GTTCTTGAGGGAAGGGCATACCGTTTGCAACATCCCTGGGTGGGAATTGTGAATCGTTCACAGGCTGATATCAATAAGAGGGTCGATATGATTGCTGCGCGGAGGAAGGAGCGTGAATATTTTGAGACAAGTCCTGAATACGGGCACTTAGCCAGTAGGATGGGATCAGAATATCTAGCAAAACTCTTGTCTCAG CACTTGGAGACTGTCATCAGGCAGAAAATTCCCAGTATTGTTGCTTTGATCAACAAAAGCATCGATGAGATCAATGCAGAGCTGGATAGGATTGGGAGACCTATTGCCGTAGATTCAGGG GCCCAGCTTTATACAATTTTGGAACTTTGTAGAGCATTTGATCGTGTCTTTAAGGAGCACTTGGATGGAGG ACGACCTGGTGGAGACCGAATTTATGGAGTTTTTGACCATCAATTACCAGCAGCCTTGAAGAAACTTCCGTTTGATCGACATCTCTCAACCAAAAATGTTCAGAAGGTTGTTTCGGAAGCAGATGGTTATCAGCCACATCTTATTGCTCCTGAACAAGGATACAGAAGGCTCATTGATGGATCCATTAGCTATTTCAAAGGACCAGCTGAAGCCACTGTCGATGCA GTGCATTTTGTATTGAAAGAGCTGGTCAGAAAGTCAATTTCAGAAACAGAG GAGCTGAAGCGATTCCCAACTCTAGCAAGCGATATAGCAGCAGCTGCAAATGAAGCTCTTGAAAGATTCAGAGACGAAAGCAGGAAAACAGTTCTGCGTCTGGTGGACATGGAATCCAGCTACCTCACTGTTGAGTTCTTCAGAAAACTTCACATGGAACCGGAGAAAGAGAAACCAAACCCGAGGAATGCCCCACAGCCAAACGCAGACATATACTCCGACAGTCACTTCAGAAAGATCG GATCCAACGTGAGTGCATACATAAACATGGTCTGCGACACACTAAGAATCTCTCTCCCCAAAGCTGTTGTTTACTGCCAAGTTAGAGAAGCTAAGAGATCGCTCCTCAACTTCTTCTACGCTCAAGTCGGCAGGAAAGAG AAGGAGAAGCTGGGGGCGATGTTGGACGAAGACCCACAGCTGATGGAACGAAGAGGAACATTAGCCAAACGGCTCGACCTTTACAAACAAGCTAGAGACGACATCGATGCTGTGGCTTGGAAGTAA
- the LOC106411768 gene encoding CRAL-TRIO domain-containing protein YKL091C, giving the protein MEESQEELALTQLRKSVEKLSSSTEGYEKPTLMRFLIARSMNPNKAAKMFVDWQKWRASMIPPPGCIPDSEVKDELETRKMFLQGPTKSGQPLVVCKVSKHFPSKDQLPFKKFLVHVLDKSIASAIQGKEVGDEKVACLIDLQNITYKNLDARGTITGFQILQAYYPERLSKCYILHMPGIFVTLWRFVCRFLDKATKEKIVIVTDAEEQQRLEEEVGLDALPEEYGGRAKLTAFQDVLLPLAAP; this is encoded by the exons ATGGAGGAAAGCCAAGAAGAACTTGCCTTGACCCAGTTAAGAAAATCAGTCGAGAAACTCTCTTCTTCCACAGAG GGATATGAGAAACCGACATTGATGAGGTTCCTGATTGCAAGATCAATGAACCCAAACAAGGCAGCAAAGATGTTTGTAGACTGGCAAAAGTGGAGAGCCTCCATGATACCTCCCCCCGGATGCATCCCAGATTCAGAAGTGAAGGATGAACTGGAAACAAGAAAGATGTTTCTTCAGGGTCCAACCAAATCAGGACAACCTCTGGTAGTTTGCAAGGTCTCCAAGCATTTTCCGTCCAAGGATCAACTTCCTTTCAAAA AGTTCCTTGTTCATGTGCTAGACAAATCTATTGCAAG TGCCATCCAAGGAAAAGAAGTAGGAGATGAAAAGGTGGCATGCCTTATTGATCTGCAAAACATTACATACAAGAACCTTGACGCTCGTGGAACTATAACCGGCTTTCAAATCTTACAA GCTTACTACCCGGAACGCCTCTCAAAATGCTACATCTTGCATATGCCTGGAATTTTCGTGACACTTTGGAGATTTGTCTGCCGTTTTCTAGACAAAGCAACTAAAGAGAAG ATTGTAATAGTAACGGATGCTGAAGAACAGCAAAGACTAGAAGAGGAAGTAGGACTAGATGCCTTGCCTGAAGAATATGGTGGACGAGCTAAGCTAACAGCATTCCAAGATGTTCTTCTTCCTCTGGCTGCTCCATGA
- the LOC106411767 gene encoding CRAL-TRIO domain-containing protein YKL091C-like, translating into MEESQEELALTQLRKSVEKLSSSTEGYEAPTLMRFLVARSMNPNKAAKMFVDWQKWRASLVPPNGITDSEVKDELDFRKVCLQGPTKSGHPMVLVITSKHFPAKDQVIFKKFVVHVLDKTIASGIKGKEVGDEKLVAVIDLSNITYKNLDARGLITGFQFLQSYYPERLAKCYILHMPGFFLTVWRFVCRFLDKATKEKIVIVTEGEEERKFKEEIGLDALPEEYGGRAKLTLIQDVLLPQTAPQMLTTNNDNV; encoded by the exons ATGGAGGAAAGCCAAGAAGAACTTGCCTTGACCCAGTTGAGAAAATCGGTCGAGAAACTCTCTTCTTCCACAGAG GGATATGAAGCACCCACATTGATGAGGTTCTTGGTTGCAAGATCAATGAATCCAAACAAGGCAGCAAAGATGTTTGTGGATTGGCAGAAATGGAGAGCATCCTTGGTTCCTCCAAATGGGATCACAGACTCAGAAGTGAAGGATGAACTGGATTTCAGAAAAGTCTGTCTTCAGGGTCCAACCAAATCAGGACACCCTATGGTTCTTGTCATAACCTCTAAGCATTTCCCTGCTAAGGATCAAGTTATCTTCAAGA AGTTTGTTGTTCATGTGCTAGACAAAACAATAGCAAG TGGCATCAAAGGCAAAGAAGTAGGAGATGAGAAGTTAGTAGCCGTTATCGATCTTTCAAACATTACATACAAGAACCTTGATGCTCGTGGACTAATCACTGGCTTTCAATTCTTACAA TCTTACTACCCGGAACGCCTAGCAAAATGCTACATCTTGCACATGCCTGGATTCTTCTTGACCGTTTGGAGATTTGTTTGCCGTTTTCTAGACAAAGCAACTAAGGAAAAG ATTGTGATAGTAACGgagggagaagaagagagaaagttcaAGGAGGAGATCGGACTAGATGCATTGCCGGAAGAATATGGTGGTAGAGCTAAGCTCACACTAATCCAAGATGTTCTTCTTCCTCAGACAGCTCCCCAAATGTTAACAACAAACAATGATAATGTTTAA
- the LOC106411769 gene encoding CRAL-TRIO domain-containing protein YKL091C-like gives MEESQELALTQLRKSVEKLSSSTEGYEVPTLMRFLVARSMNPDKAAKMFVDWQKWRASMVPPNGIPDSEVKDELEFKRIYLQGLTKSGQPLVICQVSKHFPAKDPVTFKKFVVHVLDKTIASGIKGKEVGDEKLVAVIDLSNITYKNLDARGFITGFQFLQSYYPERLAKCYILHMPGFFLTVWRFICRFLEKATQEKIVIVTDEEEERKFKEEIGVDALPEEYGGQAKLTLIQDVLPQTST, from the exons ATGGAGGAAAGCCAAGAACTTGCTTTGACCCAGTTGAGAAAATCGGTCGAGAAACTCTCTTCTTCCACAGAG GGATATGAAGTGCCGACATTGATGAGGTTCTTGGTTGCAAGGTCAATGAATCCAGACAAGGCAGCAAAGATGTTTGTGGATTGGCAAAAATGGAGAGCCTCCATGGTCCCTCCAAATGGGATCCCAGACTCAGAAGTGAAGGATGAATTGGAATTCAAAAGGATCTATCTTCAGGGTCTTACTAAATCTGGACAACCTTTGGTAATTTGTCAGGTCTCCAAGCATTTCCCTGCCAAGGATCCAGTTACCTTCAAGA AGTTTGTTGTTCATGTGCTAGACAAAACAATAGCAAG tggCATCAAAGGCAAAGAAGTAGGAGATGAGAAGTTAGTAGCCGTTATTGATCTGTCAAACATTACATACAAGAATCTTGATGCTCGTGGATTTATCACCGGCTTTCAATTCTTACAA TCTTACTACCCCGAACGCCTTGCAAAATGCTACATCTTGCATATGCCTGGATTCTTCTTGACCGTTTGGAGATTCATCTGCCGTTTTCTAGAGAAAGCTACTCAGGAAAAA ATTGTGATAGTAacggacgaagaagaagagagaaagttcaAGGAAGAGATCGGAGTAGATGCCTTGCCGGAAGAATATGGTGGCCAAGCTAAGCTCACACTAATCCAAGATGTTCTTCCTCAGACGTCTACATAA
- the LOC106411816 gene encoding MACPF domain-containing protein At1g14780-like, with translation MNRAGGGGDVVETVVKSLGRGLDITADFRLKYCKDGDGGDDRLVVLDETQNRELHVPGFGAIQNVSADINCDKGERTRFRSDILDFNKMSEYFNKRSSVTGKIPSGNFNATFGFQSGSWATDAANVKSLGLDASIITLFNLHIHNPNRLRLTDRVRNAVPSYWDPQLLARFIEKYGTHVITGVSVGGQDVVVVRQDKSSDLDTDLLRHHLYDLGDQLFTGTCLLSSHRPNKANHHSQFQPKFPEAFNVFDDKQTVAFNNFSINSKDGITVICAKRGGDGRAKSHSEWLITVPDMPDAINFNFIPITSLLKDVPGCGLLSHAMSLYLRYKPPLMDVQYFLEFSGPRTWAPIHNDLPFGAAPNMASAYPSLHINFLGPKLYVNTTPVTSEKNPVTGMRFFLEGKKCNRLAIHLQHLENTRTTVNEKITDDHIWRGSDEISDSNRYFEPLNGKKFSHVCTAPVKYDPNWITTTTTTSKNSNNVAYIVTGAQLEVKKHGSKSVLHLRLRFTGVSDHKVVQKEWVHGPGTSKKSGIFSTMSLPLTSGSVHHNMVDNKDKNEVVLDSGVFPRGPPVPANNKIVKFVDLSQLCRGPQHSPGHWLVTGARLYLEKGKLNLHVKFGLLHRQRFLASS, from the exons ATGAACAGAGCCGGCGGCGGCGGAGATGTGGTAGAAACGGTGGTTAAGAGTCTTGGCAGAGGGCTCGATATAACGGCGGATTTCCGGTTAAAATACTGCAAAGACGGAGACGGCGGTGATGACAGGTTGGTTGTCCTCGACGAAACTCAAAACAGAGAACTGCATGTTCCTGGCTTCGGAGCTATTCAGAATGTCTCCGCCGATATTAACTGCGACAAAGGAGAACGTACTCGGTTTCGTTCGGACATTCTTGACTTCAACAAG ATGTCGGAATATTTTAATAAGAGGTCATCGGTGACCGGAAAAATACCGTCGGGGAATTTCAACGCGACGTTCGGGTTTCAAAGCGGGTCATGGGCCACTGACGCCGCAAACGTCAAATCTTTAGGTCTCGACGCGTCTATCATAACGCTATTTAATCTACACATCCACAATCCCAATCGTTTGCGTCTCACTGATCGCGTTCGAAACGCTGTTCCGTCTTACTGGGACCCGCAGTTACTAGCCAG gtttatagagaaatatggaACACACGTAATAACTGGGGTAAGCGTAGGAGGACAAGATGTTGTTGTTGTGAGACAAGACAAATCTTCCGATCTCGACACTGACCTCCTCCGTCACCATCTCTACGATCTCGGCGACCAATTGTTCACCGGAACTTGTCTTCTTTCTTCACACCGGCCTAACAAGGCCAATCACCACTCACAGTTTCAGCCCAAG TTTCCGGAGGCGTTCAATGTATTTGATGACAAACAAACCGTtgctttcaataatttttcGATAAACTCCAAAGAT GGGATAACGGTTATATGCGCGAAAAGAGGAGGTGATGGACGAGCAAAGAGCCATAGCGAATGGCTAATAACAGTCCCGGACATGCCAGACGCGATCAATTTCAACTTTATTCCGATCACATCACTACTCAAAGACGTTCCTGGCTGTGGTCTTCTATCTCATGCCATGTCTCTCTACCTCAGAT ACAAGCCGCCGTTGATGGACGTACAGTACTTTTTGGAGTTTTCTGGGCCTAGAACGTGGGCTCCGATTCATAACGACCTTCCGTTTGGAGCAGCGCCAAATATGGCTTCGGCGTATCCGTCACTTCACATCAACTTCTTGGGTCCAAAACTATACGTTAACACCACTCCT GTGACTAGTGAGAAGAACCCAGTCACAGGAATGCGATTTTTCCTCGAAGGCAAGAAATGCAATAG GCTGGCTATACACTTGCAACACCTAGAGAACACGAGGACAACGGTTAATGAAAAGATCACCGACGATCACATATGGAGAGGCTCCGACGAAATCTCCGACAGCAACCGGTACTTCGAACCTTTAAACGGTAAAAAGTTCTCACACGTGTGTACAGCTCCAGTGAAGTACGACCCAAACTGgatcacaacaacaacaacaaccagcAAAAACTCAAACAACGTCGCTTACATAGTCACCGGAGCACAGCTAGAAGTGAAGAAACACGGCTCAAAATCCGTTCTCCATCTCCGTCTCCGTTTCACCGGAGTCTCTGATCACAAAGTCGTTCAGAAGGAATGGGTCCATGGACCAGGGACTTCGAAAAAATCGGGTATCTTCTCAACAATGAGCTTACCGTTGACTAGTGGGAGTGTTCATCATAATATGGTTGATAACAAGGACAAAAACGAGGTCGTTTTGGATTCCGGTGTCTTCCCCAGAGGACCTCCTGTGCCGGCGAATAACAAGATTGTGAAGTTCGTGGATCTTTCGCAGTTATGTAGAGGACCTCAACATAGTCCTGGTCATTGGTTAGTCACTGGAGCTAGGCTTTACTTGGAAAAAGGGAAACTTAACTTGCACGTCAAGTTTGGTCTACTACATCGCCAACGCTTTCTTGCCTCTTCTTGA
- the LOC106434668 gene encoding protein KNATM, with translation MEVKKGENSFLENIKQDIDKITKEEDEILKKRISSHPLYGLLLQSHLSCLKVCSGDFDLPEIMNTADDLDLTKLSLDPDSSLEATSSDLDQFMEAYCSTLLELKEAMEKPLIEAHRFVDAVYTQLNDNVLSSPPP, from the exons ATGGAGGTGAAGAAAGGTGAGAACAGTTTTTTAGAAAACATCAAACAGGATATTGATAAGATTacaaaagaagaagacgagATTCTTAAGAAGAGAATCTCAAGCCACCCTCTGTATGGACTTCTTCTTCAATCGCATCTCAGCTGTTTAAAG GTGTGTTCCGGCGACTTTGACTTACCTGAGATTATGAACACAGCGGATGATCTTGACCTAACCAAACTCTCTCTCGACCCTGATTCTTCCCTCGAAGCTACCTCTTCAGACCTTGATCAATTCATG GAAGCGTATTGCTCGACTCTACTGGAGCTGAAGGAAGCCATGGAGAAGCCTCTTATCGAAGCGCACCGTTTTGTAGATGCGGTGTACACTCAGCTAAACGACAATGTTCTCTCATCACCACCCCCTTAA